GTAGTTACAACTTGCATCATCGATGAGTTCTGAGGTTTGCTGGGTGCAATGAAACAGCCTTCCTGTCCTGTTCTAAACACAGGCAGATAAAGCAAAAGGATTTGTGGAGACTTTGAAACCAGTAGTCACCATCTGTGTGTCCTTGTACTCATTTAATTATGAATTGTAAAGGTGTGGATTAGATGGAGATGTGAGATAGTAAGACATTtagctttctcttttttccccatctTGTTCTATGAGAGTTTTACAAACAATATGCTTGTATATGTCCCTATATCCCACTCTGGAGTCTGCTAAAATAGTTAGAAAGACACTTTTCATTTCATGGTGTTATACAGTTCAGTGATGGGAACTCTGCAGTGTTTCTTTCGTTCAATGGCTCCTGTACACTACAGGGTGTTGGAATGGAATCATTATTATTtagtatttataaaaaaaaaaaacaatgtatggAGCATGCTGCAGATTGTTCACTGTATGTTGTAGGTTAGTTTGCACAATAACGGGACTGTCAAAGCAGTGGTTAATGAGGTGCTGGAATGTGTAATTTTTTGATTTTGACTTTCTCTTGGTCTCTCTTTTGGTGGCTGTGCAGTCCAGAACTCCAGCGCTCGTTTTTGAATGCATCAATAACACAGACTTCAAGGTACAAattgtctctttttctctgcatgCCACATGGCGCCacattaaatgcattttacCGGCAGCCTCTTTGCAACAGATTCTGATGCACGTTTATTTTCCCCTGCAGGAGTTGTACCAGAAACTGACAGACTATGATATACGTTTCTATATGTATGAACTACTGAAGGTAAGACTTGATTCCATTGCATACATTTAATAATCACTGAATGAGTAAATAAGTCCGCTCATTAAGTAGTCCTCTGCTCTCATGTGGGTGTCTAGGCTCTGGACTACTGTCACAGCATGGGAATCATGCACCGTGACGTCAAACCCCACAATGTGATGATTGACCACCAGTTGAGAAAGGTAGGTGGTATTCTCTATAGTCGTATTTTGATTCccgcacacacccacacacactcattctaaTAGTATCTCTCACCCTGCTATTTCAGCCCCCATCTTTCCGTCTTTCTGTCACTTTTAGTAATTTTCCCTGCAGCTTTCATTCCTGTTTCTTGttatatttttctcattttgaaAAGGACTTTATAGCTCCTGTGTGAGAGCATTATGTTTGCGTGTGTGGTCCTTAAAATAACAGCAGATTGTGTCCATCTAGAAATAATTTCTTTTCACAAAATGTATCCTCTGTGGCCACTTTGTgagatataaaataaaatctgccaTGTTGGCTCACCCTTTCACACATAAATAAACTGAGGTTAGAAGAGAGACTTGAATGTAAAGATCGAATGTTACAAATATTTATATACTCACTTAATTGTCAGTTTGAAACTTACTTTTAAGTATAAATACAATGTGGTAAAATGCCAGataaacattacaaacacacagtttagtCATGCAgatccacacatacacataaccACTGCTCACATCTCCTTTTTGAAATAAGCCTGTCACAGACATCAAGGTGCCTCATCAGCTTCATGTGGACAGAGTCTGTTTAGAGATCAAAGGTAGGATTCTAAATGGAGGTTAGCTCTGACAATGACATGGAATATCTTGTAGGTAAGGTGGAAGGTGGATAAGAGTCACAAGAGGGATATCGATAAAGCTTTTAGTTTTGGtgaagtgatgtgtgtgtgggagaaactcagactgctgccccctgctggacaaagcaaaagaagaaaaacatgtgcatttgtccccctgctggacaaatgctttgtccagcagggggacaaatgcacatgtttttcttcttttgctttgtccagcagggggcagcaggcTAACACAGGTGTGAATGAACCATTCTTCAATGTGAAGTGAAGCTGAATGAGTTGACGTTGTGTGTTTCTACAGCTACGCCTTATAGACTGGGGTTTGGCAGAGTTCTACCACCCCTCCCAGGAGTACAATGTCAGGGTGGCATCACGGTACTTCAAAGGCCCTGAATTGTTGGTGGACtaccaggtaacacacacacctaaattCAGGCATGTTGCACCCAGTTGATGCTTAAATGTTGGTAATTCAGCAACTGCATTTTCATTATCGACAGCGCTGTTTAATGATTTTGTGTTTCAGATGTATGACTACAGTCTAGACATGTGGAGCTTGGGCTGTATGCTGGCCAGTATGATCTTTCAGAAAGAGCCCTTCTTCCACGGACAAGACAACTATGATCAGGTACTTGTAACACAACCTTGCGGCATACATACACCCAGCATTAGTAGCATGTTTTTGTCATGAGCTGAAGAGAAGGTATAAAGAGATTTGCCCAGAAAAAGAGTCATCCCCACTCTGTTTTGAAGCTGGTGCGAATCGCCAAAGTCCTGGGAACAGATGAGCTGTTCGGCTACCTGAGGAAATATCACATTGAACTGGACCCTCGCTTCAAAGATCTACTGGGACAGTAAGTTCACTCTGAATTCCACCACACCTCAGTTGTTGTTTTGAATGTTATAGGCCACTCCACCCTTACTCTAACTTATGAGAATCATGTCATTatcacatttttgttgttgttcctccactgcaggcagagcaggaagcacTGGGAACAGTTTGTGCAGACGGAGAATCAGCACCTGGTGAGTCCTGAAGCTCTGGATCTGCTGGATAAGCTGCTACGCTACGACCACCAACAGAGACTGACCGCCACAGAAGCCATGGAGCACCCCTACTTCTGTAAGCAACACAATAAAGTAGGAATAGCCATCACttgctgtttatttgttttcactgtattTCAGGAATTAAACACAGCATCTTAAACAGTCTGATGAAAATTCAAGCAACCTTAAATACTTATAGCATCacagatttaaataaaatgtctttGAATCCATTACATTGGCGTCTGtaccaggggaaaaaaaacatcaatatgaTTCCTCTATCCTCCTGCAGACCCTGTTGTGAAGGAGCAGTCTCTGTCCAACTCTGATAACAACATGGTTTCTAGTGGCAACACTACAGCGCGATGAAATTGAGGTACCTGTTCACCATCAGTGTTGCAGTAGAGTATAAAAACACCAACAAACACAACCATCCATCTTTGTCTGTTAATCGGCAGGAAGCGTTCATGTTACAACAAAGTAACATGTAACTTGTTTTTTCTGGGTTTGCATGATGTAGAGTGCTAATTATATGACTCTGATATGCACTGTGATATTGATTGAAGGTATAAAGAAATGTCAGTACGGTAATCTGAGGGAGTTTGAGGTTGCTTCTTCGGCTAGTTTTGCATTTGGCAGCTTAAATTCAGTTAAGTGGCGTGAAAGCAAAGCTATGCTAACTAAaccttttgttttaaatgaaaactgtTTTTCACACCTCAGTAGTTTTACAATAACAATCATCATAATAATGTAAACAGCGGAAGAGCTCATAGGGATAACAGATAAAAGCCAAACCAGACTATTGTTTCTGTGGACGCCTGAAGACTAGTGCTAATGCTAACCAAGGCAGCCATCGTTAGGTCTCTCTGCTCCAGTGCTGTCAGAGCACCTCAAATGCTACTTTTAAGGAAAATTATTAATCAGCATTTTTTGTTGTGACACACGCACCAAATGTgaagacattttgttttagCACTGAGATTAGCATTGCTGCTTTGACTGTGTTGTAAGAGTTGAGAATTCATATGTCATAATTTCATTGATTTAATAacattctttttgtttctttttatgttCACAGAAGCGTGAGAGAAGGATGTTTGTTACCTCAACTTTGTACCCGGTTGTGACAGTAACTTTGACAAGTGTACAGTGACAATGGATCAAAGTAACTCTGACCAGTTACACATTCACAGATATGTGcatacagatacacacatcAAACGCAAGTGCACAactacatacacaaaaacacatgcagacatgtaTACAtacaccctcctcctctgtatCAGTCTGTGATTGGCTTGTCCTGGTTTCCTGTCCAGCAGCCTTATCAATGAGCTTGGAGCTGCTTTTCAATCGTCCCTTCAACCGGTCTCTGTCCTCCCAGCTCAGTCACATGTAGGTCAACAAAGACAAACTA
This window of the Parambassis ranga chromosome 6, fParRan2.1, whole genome shotgun sequence genome carries:
- the csnk2a2b gene encoding casein kinase II subunit alpha'; this translates as MPGPVAGSKSRVYADVNTLKTREYWDYEAHVPNWNNQEDYQLVRKLGRGKYSEVFEAINITNNEKVVVKILKPVKKKKIKREIKILENLRGGTNIIRLVDTVKDPVSRTPALVFECINNTDFKELYQKLTDYDIRFYMYELLKALDYCHSMGIMHRDVKPHNVMIDHQLRKLRLIDWGLAEFYHPSQEYNVRVASRYFKGPELLVDYQMYDYSLDMWSLGCMLASMIFQKEPFFHGQDNYDQLVRIAKVLGTDELFGYLRKYHIELDPRFKDLLGQQSRKHWEQFVQTENQHLVSPEALDLLDKLLRYDHQQRLTATEAMEHPYFYPVVKEQSLSNSDNNMVSSGNTTAR